One window from the genome of Pedobacter schmidteae encodes:
- a CDS encoding DUF5000 domain-containing lipoprotein, with amino-acid sequence MMKTILSVALVLLMCIYGCKEKEIQPLIKNGNKPGMVSNVKIANGNGEVKVSYTLPDDLDLLYVEAIFSTNGGEKRTVKSSIYSSSVLLEGFADTDEHEVTLYAVNRSENKSDPVTIKIKPLVAPLHTVFATLTVAETFGGVSMFLKNELQKEYVLNTQFKNEQGEWVAYDRLYTNAKEKEHAVRGLPAKPTEFAFFLVDKWKNHSDTLKANLTPLFEALLDKNIWKHNPLPTDTYTPEFPSWEISNLWKGGTASIFYQKPGATVVLPNWFTIDLGKRYKFSRIKVNQLSHANAWMFASGAPKTFEIYGSNSPGSDGSWTSWTLLSAFQSIKPSGAALGTLSNEDIAVAKEGENFIFPVSAQPYRYIRFKTLTTWAGVTNVMISELTLWGQEL; translated from the coding sequence ATGATGAAAACAATATTGTCAGTTGCCCTTGTACTTTTAATGTGCATTTACGGGTGTAAAGAAAAGGAAATACAGCCATTGATCAAGAATGGTAATAAGCCAGGTATGGTTTCCAATGTAAAAATTGCGAATGGAAATGGAGAGGTAAAAGTGAGCTATACCTTGCCTGATGATTTGGATTTACTGTATGTTGAAGCAATATTCTCGACAAATGGAGGAGAAAAACGTACCGTGAAATCAAGTATTTACTCCAGCAGTGTACTTCTGGAAGGTTTTGCCGATACAGATGAGCATGAAGTAACATTGTACGCAGTAAATCGCTCCGAAAATAAATCAGATCCTGTGACCATCAAAATTAAACCCTTGGTAGCGCCACTTCATACTGTTTTTGCTACACTTACCGTAGCCGAGACATTTGGCGGGGTAAGCATGTTTCTTAAAAATGAACTGCAGAAAGAATATGTACTGAACACCCAGTTCAAAAATGAGCAGGGAGAATGGGTGGCATACGACCGTTTATATACCAACGCAAAGGAAAAAGAACACGCTGTAAGAGGGCTGCCTGCAAAGCCTACGGAGTTCGCTTTTTTTCTGGTGGATAAATGGAAAAATCATTCGGACACTTTAAAAGCTAATTTAACTCCACTTTTTGAAGCATTGCTGGATAAGAACATCTGGAAACACAATCCATTGCCTACCGATACGTATACGCCCGAATTTCCCTCCTGGGAAATCAGTAACCTGTGGAAAGGCGGGACGGCCAGTATTTTTTATCAGAAACCAGGCGCCACGGTTGTATTGCCTAACTGGTTTACCATCGATTTAGGAAAAAGATACAAGTTCAGCAGGATCAAAGTGAATCAGCTTTCTCATGCTAATGCCTGGATGTTTGCCAGTGGGGCACCGAAAACATTTGAAATTTACGGCAGCAACAGTCCAGGGAGCGATGGCAGTTGGACAAGTTGGACGCTATTGTCGGCCTTTCAGTCTATTAAACCTTCGGGGGCCGCTTTGGGCACACTGAGTAACGAAGATATCGCTGTAGCAAAAGAAGGAGAGAATTTCATATTCCCGGTTAGTGCCCAGCCCTATAGATACATCAGGTTTAAAACACTCACTACCTGGGCGGGAGTAACCAATGTAATGATTTCCGAACTCACCCTATGGGGACAGGAACTATAG
- a CDS encoding DUF4998 domain-containing protein: protein MNIKIKSWLLFCLMVFTGIYLSACKKMDDSYRQFIEKGETIYIAKADSIKINGGRNRVEVTWLLLSDPKVSSYKLLWNNGRDSLVKAVNKTKDVDTVKALLTNMAEGTYFFDIYLYDKLGHSSVKATKSGMVYGERFQSSLLTRAYRNITRSGADVNVEWMPADAIAKQVDLQYTNVNGELVKVKITDKKQIVTRLVGMPVNGAFSYRTVFEPEEKGLDLFYTDYMTVQLTL, encoded by the coding sequence ATGAACATAAAAATTAAAAGCTGGTTATTATTTTGTCTGATGGTCTTCACAGGGATTTATTTATCGGCCTGTAAGAAAATGGACGACAGCTATCGGCAGTTTATCGAAAAAGGGGAAACCATTTATATTGCAAAGGCCGACTCTATAAAAATAAATGGTGGGCGTAACCGGGTGGAAGTAACCTGGTTGCTGTTGTCGGACCCTAAAGTGAGTAGCTATAAGTTACTTTGGAACAATGGCAGGGATTCGTTGGTAAAAGCAGTAAACAAAACAAAAGACGTAGATACGGTGAAAGCGCTTTTGACCAATATGGCAGAGGGTACTTACTTTTTCGATATTTATCTTTACGACAAGCTTGGCCACTCTTCGGTAAAGGCAACAAAATCAGGAATGGTATACGGGGAAAGGTTTCAATCATCTTTGCTCACCAGAGCTTATCGCAATATCACGCGCTCGGGTGCAGATGTAAATGTAGAATGGATGCCCGCCGATGCCATTGCAAAACAAGTTGATTTACAGTATACCAATGTTAATGGCGAATTGGTAAAAGTAAAGATAACTGATAAGAAGCAGATCGTGACGCGTTTAGTAGGTATGCCTGTGAATGGTGCTTTTAGTTATCGGACGGTATTTGAACCTGAAGAAAAAGGATTGGATCTGTTTTATACGGATTATATGACCGTGCAACTTACCCTTTAA
- a CDS encoding N-acyl-D-glucosamine 2-epimerase produces MYKAFISVLICNYFLCCNLTASGGVKKWRQAPVSVNDAAKRKKNALSGPSIQISPGFAYYLSRSKESIVEEIELAGYKTVHYFVTNENFVDKELVKAFQDKNIAVWAMVLGNGTYSTASFPTGWEAWKVKFIAPYSFDGFTFLSPFSTGYLNWKKEKLTRLIQEVPFDGVEFAESYLPGSWDESIKASHGDVSENAINAFKAKYHRNIPEFFDVHAPRYYKTDTALYQSWIDFRVDGVNHFLNELINGEGGVRAVRPDILVATWSLGINAGPNSVELLRTHNGLDIPKMIKLVKPDIHFIQTHYPDWIKSEADLPPDYFKAYTSFFKEIRSENKKMPIGLQADIGSVKSMIKSDNWFKQFFITAGKYGYSAATAYEYHLGGYMYNEKPKAMVVKKIDENTLQISFNKRIDEVSAAIRSNYTFRQGAKVAEVNIKKISIDGNRIILNTDKLPKQDFELELKNIKDTPQLWFYKGYPANLSAAQELKVEGYISNIIIKY; encoded by the coding sequence ATGTATAAAGCTTTTATCAGTGTTTTAATCTGCAATTATTTTCTGTGTTGCAATTTAACAGCTTCAGGTGGTGTCAAAAAATGGCGCCAGGCCCCTGTATCTGTTAATGATGCTGCGAAAAGGAAAAAAAATGCACTAAGCGGACCATCTATTCAAATATCGCCCGGATTTGCTTACTACCTCAGCAGAAGTAAAGAAAGCATAGTGGAGGAAATAGAATTGGCGGGCTATAAGACAGTGCATTATTTTGTAACTAACGAAAATTTTGTAGATAAAGAACTGGTAAAAGCTTTTCAAGACAAAAATATTGCCGTGTGGGCAATGGTATTGGGTAATGGTACTTATTCTACTGCGTCATTTCCGACAGGTTGGGAGGCTTGGAAAGTGAAGTTTATTGCACCTTATAGCTTTGATGGTTTTACCTTTTTATCCCCCTTTAGCACCGGATACCTGAACTGGAAAAAAGAAAAACTTACCCGGTTAATACAGGAGGTCCCTTTTGACGGTGTAGAGTTTGCTGAGTCGTACCTGCCCGGTTCCTGGGACGAAAGTATCAAAGCTTCGCATGGCGACGTAAGCGAGAATGCAATAAACGCTTTTAAGGCAAAGTACCATCGCAACATCCCTGAGTTTTTTGATGTACATGCACCCAGGTATTATAAAACAGATACTGCGCTTTACCAATCGTGGATAGATTTCAGGGTTGATGGAGTTAATCATTTTTTGAACGAACTCATCAACGGCGAAGGAGGAGTAAGAGCTGTCCGTCCCGATATTTTGGTGGCTACCTGGAGCCTGGGGATTAATGCCGGGCCAAATTCGGTTGAGCTGCTTAGAACACATAATGGTCTGGATATACCAAAAATGATAAAATTGGTGAAGCCGGATATCCACTTTATTCAAACTCATTATCCGGATTGGATTAAGAGTGAGGCTGATTTACCCCCGGATTACTTTAAGGCTTACACTTCTTTTTTTAAAGAAATCCGTAGCGAAAATAAAAAAATGCCGATAGGATTGCAGGCTGATATTGGATCCGTCAAATCAATGATTAAGTCGGATAATTGGTTTAAACAGTTTTTCATTACGGCGGGGAAGTATGGCTATAGTGCGGCAACGGCATACGAATACCATTTAGGTGGTTACATGTACAACGAGAAGCCTAAGGCTATGGTTGTAAAAAAAATAGATGAAAATACCCTGCAGATTTCTTTTAATAAGAGGATAGATGAGGTGAGTGCTGCTATTCGGTCGAACTACACTTTTAGACAGGGTGCAAAAGTAGCAGAGGTAAACATTAAAAAGATTTCCATAGATGGGAACAGGATCATCCTGAATACTGATAAACTTCCGAAGCAGGATTTTGAACTCGAGCTGAAAAATATTAAAGATACCCCTCAGCTGTGGTTTTATAAAGGGTACCCGGCAAACCTATCGGCTGCTCAGGAATTAAAAGTGGAGGGATATATTTCTAACATTATTATTAAATATTAA
- a CDS encoding Gfo/Idh/MocA family protein translates to MKPFNRRSFIRTTALAGAGIGFFNSAKALDQALTPTVATPQTGKHIGIIGLDTSHSEVFTKAINNGGPEMAGYKVVAAYPHGSKDIPQALKMKPGIIEAVKGMGVEIVDSIEELIRKVDVVLLESIDGRPHYEQALPVMQAGKRMFIDKPIAATLEDVKKLFAASKKYNAPIFSSSALRYDGNVMKVVSGSIGKVFGADVYTPAEIEPNHMDMAWYGIHGIEMLFTVMGPGCKTVTRIHKDGTDFLTGVWEDGRIGSVRAIRQGASNIAGTAFGEKGIAPLGPFSTYAPMITEIINFFETGKPPVSEAETMEIFTFIRAADMSRKRNGATILLASV, encoded by the coding sequence ATGAAACCTTTTAACCGCAGATCCTTTATCAGGACCACAGCTCTGGCAGGAGCAGGTATTGGATTTTTTAACTCAGCCAAAGCGCTTGACCAGGCGTTGACGCCAACGGTCGCAACTCCCCAAACTGGTAAACATATTGGCATTATCGGATTGGATACCTCGCATAGCGAAGTTTTTACCAAAGCAATCAACAATGGAGGACCGGAAATGGCAGGTTACAAAGTGGTAGCCGCTTATCCGCATGGCAGCAAAGACATCCCTCAGGCTTTGAAGATGAAACCTGGTATTATTGAAGCAGTAAAAGGAATGGGAGTAGAAATTGTAGATTCTATTGAGGAGCTGATCAGGAAAGTTGATGTCGTATTATTGGAGAGTATTGATGGCAGGCCACATTATGAACAGGCTTTGCCGGTGATGCAGGCCGGTAAAAGAATGTTTATCGATAAACCCATCGCAGCTACACTGGAGGATGTAAAAAAGCTGTTTGCGGCTTCTAAAAAATACAATGCACCTATTTTCAGTTCATCTGCATTGCGCTACGATGGCAATGTGATGAAAGTAGTTTCGGGATCTATTGGCAAAGTTTTTGGCGCCGATGTGTATACACCAGCCGAAATAGAGCCCAATCATATGGATATGGCCTGGTATGGCATTCACGGTATAGAAATGCTGTTTACGGTAATGGGACCAGGTTGCAAAACAGTAACCCGGATCCATAAAGATGGTACCGACTTTTTAACAGGTGTTTGGGAAGATGGACGCATCGGTAGCGTAAGGGCAATTCGTCAGGGTGCCTCTAATATTGCAGGCACCGCATTTGGTGAAAAAGGAATTGCTCCACTTGGGCCGTTTAGCACTTATGCACCTATGATTACTGAGATCATCAACTTTTTTGAAACCGGGAAACCACCGGTATCAGAAGCCGAAACCATGGAGATCTTTACATTTATACGTGCTGCCGATATGAGCCGTAAGCGCAATGGTGCTACCATCTTATTGGCCAGCGTATGA
- a CDS encoding PQQ-dependent sugar dehydrogenase: MKRNYLLILAAFFLLAACSKTREVANVLYFTKNADDRNVAQLKEAGKKNNWKVVVTDNPRYFSEDSLKKFNTIALSFSALNGLDYKSLPELKRYVESGAGGIVAIRDTSLQAGGWPWLQTLAARKDDTGGITNDDRIYVVNKTADSKILAQALQATIGTKQAADYTKAKTLAVPDSSRYTRIVLAEGLDEPMEMAILPNQNILFIERKGGVRLYNNETKEVKTIANIGVFSGIEDGLLGVVLDPKFADNHWVYLYYAVAGEEAISRLSRFQLNGENLNLKSEQVLLEIPTQRKYCCHSAGYLAFDAKGILYLSTGDNTNAEETEGYTPVDERPGHELADDQATSANTNDLRGKILRIKPEEDGSYSIPDGNLFPKDGSKGLPEIYTMGSRNPYRFSIDHKNGYLYWGDVGPDTKVVGEGGEYMSFDEINQAKGPGFFGWPYFLGNNQAFPKYDYATKKPGDKKDPAKPLNNSPNNTGERELPPAQSAMIWYGKIPSKNFPMVGSGGATAAAGPVYYSDMFPNAPYKLSDYYNGKLFIYEWIRGWIMAVTFDEKGNYLRMEPFLKHLKFSAPIDMQFSADGAIYMLEYGTNWFSKNTDAKLVRIEYQEGNRRPVAEIEIDKSYGGAPHTVSLSGNKSVDYDQDDKLSYSWKIDGKTIEGPVTKYTFEKTGIYNVELLVKDDKGAVGTAKTKVHVGNTPPVVNIETSINRSFYWDNQILDYNVSVKDAEDKTIDQSKINVAFGYIPQGKDVAVILAGNQDPSGYKYLKGSQMLANLDCKACHSMDKESVGPTYLAISARYMGKKDAVKNLSHKIIEGGSGSWGERAMSAHPALSSADAAEMVNYILSLSEKPKKLPLKNSIPLKDHIGKGIEGSYLLNASYRDLGANGIEALDGRAYISLRNPLVQADDFDKGNVRISTITTEFMAYVTGLVNQSYISFHDVDLSDVKRLKYRVQLAGSGGNIELRLDSKTGPLVSTLTVPAGNAADPKSGWKELESEVTTTKGKHNLYFVFTAPATKQNMFNLDWIYFSNK; this comes from the coding sequence ATGAAACGGAATTATTTATTGATACTGGCTGCGTTTTTTTTGCTCGCAGCCTGTTCAAAAACACGTGAAGTGGCCAATGTTTTGTATTTCACAAAAAATGCGGACGACAGAAATGTGGCCCAGTTAAAAGAAGCAGGAAAGAAAAATAACTGGAAGGTTGTTGTGACTGATAATCCGCGTTATTTCAGCGAAGATTCGTTAAAAAAGTTTAATACCATCGCTTTGTCATTTTCGGCATTAAATGGATTGGATTATAAGTCTTTGCCGGAATTGAAAAGATATGTAGAGTCAGGCGCAGGAGGCATTGTAGCCATTCGTGATACGAGTTTACAGGCTGGAGGCTGGCCATGGTTACAAACACTTGCGGCCAGGAAGGACGATACCGGAGGGATAACAAATGACGACAGGATATATGTTGTCAATAAAACGGCCGATAGTAAAATACTTGCTCAGGCTTTGCAGGCTACTATTGGAACCAAACAAGCTGCCGACTATACCAAGGCAAAAACCCTTGCAGTTCCGGATAGCAGCCGCTACACCAGGATTGTACTGGCCGAAGGCTTGGACGAACCCATGGAAATGGCCATTCTGCCCAATCAGAATATTCTTTTTATAGAGCGTAAGGGTGGGGTTAGATTGTACAATAACGAAACCAAAGAGGTAAAAACCATTGCCAATATCGGTGTATTTAGTGGTATTGAAGATGGTTTGCTCGGCGTGGTGCTTGATCCAAAATTTGCCGATAATCATTGGGTGTATTTATACTATGCCGTTGCCGGAGAAGAAGCCATCAGCCGCTTGTCCAGATTTCAGCTGAACGGCGAAAACCTGAACCTCAAATCTGAACAGGTATTGCTTGAAATTCCTACGCAACGTAAATATTGCTGTCACTCGGCCGGTTATCTGGCATTCGATGCTAAAGGAATACTTTACCTTTCTACGGGCGATAACACCAATGCCGAAGAAACTGAAGGTTATACCCCTGTAGACGAACGACCGGGGCATGAGCTGGCCGATGATCAGGCTACTTCTGCCAATACCAACGATTTAAGGGGTAAAATTCTGAGGATTAAACCTGAGGAGGATGGAAGTTATTCCATTCCCGATGGCAATCTTTTTCCTAAAGACGGTTCCAAAGGACTTCCTGAAATTTATACCATGGGATCGCGAAATCCTTATCGCTTTAGCATTGATCATAAAAATGGTTATCTGTACTGGGGAGATGTAGGGCCCGATACCAAGGTGGTGGGCGAAGGTGGCGAATACATGAGCTTTGATGAAATTAATCAGGCAAAAGGGCCCGGATTTTTCGGCTGGCCATATTTTTTAGGTAATAATCAGGCTTTTCCGAAGTATGATTATGCCACCAAAAAGCCCGGTGATAAAAAGGATCCGGCAAAACCGCTTAATAATTCGCCCAACAATACCGGCGAACGCGAGTTGCCACCGGCACAAAGTGCGATGATATGGTATGGGAAAATTCCGTCTAAAAACTTTCCGATGGTAGGAAGTGGCGGCGCCACAGCAGCTGCCGGCCCGGTTTATTATAGCGATATGTTTCCTAATGCACCTTACAAATTATCGGACTACTACAATGGTAAGTTGTTTATTTATGAGTGGATAAGAGGTTGGATTATGGCGGTAACGTTTGATGAAAAAGGTAATTACCTGCGTATGGAACCATTTTTGAAGCACCTTAAATTTTCAGCTCCGATTGATATGCAGTTTAGTGCTGATGGAGCCATTTATATGCTGGAATATGGTACCAATTGGTTTTCTAAAAATACGGATGCCAAATTGGTGAGGATTGAGTACCAGGAGGGAAACAGAAGGCCTGTGGCCGAGATTGAAATTGATAAGAGTTATGGAGGAGCCCCACATACCGTATCGCTTTCGGGCAATAAATCTGTAGATTATGATCAGGATGATAAATTAAGCTACAGCTGGAAAATTGACGGGAAAACCATTGAGGGGCCGGTAACTAAATATACGTTCGAAAAGACCGGAATTTATAATGTGGAATTATTGGTTAAAGATGACAAGGGAGCCGTAGGTACAGCCAAAACAAAAGTTCATGTAGGAAATACGCCGCCAGTGGTAAATATCGAGACCTCTATAAACCGAAGCTTTTACTGGGATAATCAGATCCTGGATTATAATGTGAGTGTTAAGGATGCAGAAGATAAGACTATTGACCAGTCTAAGATAAATGTAGCCTTTGGTTATATACCTCAGGGCAAAGACGTAGCAGTAATTCTGGCGGGAAATCAGGATCCTAGCGGTTATAAATATTTGAAAGGCTCACAAATGCTGGCCAATCTGGACTGTAAAGCATGTCATTCTATGGATAAGGAATCTGTTGGACCAACTTACCTGGCCATTTCTGCCCGTTATATGGGTAAAAAAGATGCGGTTAAAAACTTATCACACAAAATTATTGAAGGTGGAAGTGGAAGTTGGGGCGAACGGGCGATGTCGGCCCATCCAGCGCTTTCCAGTGCCGATGCAGCAGAAATGGTGAATTACATCCTTTCTTTGTCCGAAAAACCTAAGAAACTGCCATTAAAAAACAGCATTCCTTTAAAAGATCATATTGGTAAAGGAATTGAAGGGAGTTATCTGTTGAATGCCAGTTATCGTGACCTCGGTGCAAATGGTATAGAGGCTTTAGATGGAAGGGCTTACATTTCATTACGTAATCCACTTGTTCAGGCCGATGATTTTGACAAAGGTAATGTACGTATCTCTACCATCACCACCGAGTTTATGGCTTATGTGACCGGTTTGGTCAACCAAAGTTACATCAGTTTCCATGATGTGGACCTTTCGGACGTGAAACGCTTGAAATATCGGGTGCAACTGGCCGGATCGGGTGGTAATATTGAGTTGCGGCTTGACAGCAAAACCGGACCATTAGTGAGTACGCTGACGGTGCCTGCCGGCAATGCAGCTGATCCAAAGTCGGGATGGAAAGAACTGGAGTCGGAAGTTACAACCACCAAGGGAAAACATAACCTGTACTTTGTTTTTACGGCACCAGCTACAAAACAGAATATGTTTAATCTCGATTGGATCTATTTCTCTAACAAATAA
- a CDS encoding nucleoside permease, producing the protein MQKSIRLRLSSLMFLEYFIWGSWYVTMGTYLFTNFKADAIQVGSSYANLSIAAIISPFFVGLIADRFFAAQKVLGILHLMGGVTLYYISTLGNFGSFWWLILLYTLLYMPTMALANSISFSQLKDPGKEFPSIRVFGTVGWIVAGLLIGFLGIESSVYTFRIAAVSSLLLGVLSFFLPNTPAKKNTNNSLSSILGLDALVLFKNRSFAVFFISSIAICIPLSFYYSFTNSFLNDIGVSNTAGKMTLGQASEFFFMLAIPFLFRRMGVKKMLLIGIAAWILRYLLFAYGNVGTNMWMLYAGIVLHGICYDFFFVTGQIYTDAKAGPAVKNAAQGLITFATYGLGMLIGSYVSGFITESYSAVVDNETSYQWQQVWLMPALIASFVLLAFAILFRDKLKTIDSTN; encoded by the coding sequence ATGCAAAAATCAATTAGACTGCGTTTATCCTCCCTCATGTTTCTGGAGTATTTTATCTGGGGATCATGGTATGTTACGATGGGAACCTATCTTTTTACAAATTTCAAAGCGGATGCTATACAGGTGGGGTCTTCGTATGCTAATTTATCTATTGCGGCAATCATTTCTCCTTTTTTTGTAGGCTTAATAGCCGATCGTTTTTTTGCTGCACAGAAAGTTTTGGGCATATTGCACCTTATGGGGGGCGTTACCCTTTACTACATCAGTACCCTGGGCAATTTTGGTAGTTTTTGGTGGCTTATATTGCTGTACACCTTACTGTATATGCCAACAATGGCGCTGGCCAATTCTATTTCTTTTAGTCAGCTTAAAGATCCGGGTAAGGAATTCCCTTCTATCAGGGTTTTTGGAACAGTGGGGTGGATTGTAGCCGGGCTTCTTATTGGTTTTCTGGGAATAGAGAGTTCCGTATATACCTTTCGTATAGCAGCTGTTTCTTCGCTGCTGCTGGGTGTACTTAGCTTTTTTCTGCCCAATACCCCGGCAAAGAAAAATACAAACAATAGCCTGTCGTCCATACTTGGACTCGATGCCCTGGTATTGTTCAAAAACAGGTCATTTGCAGTTTTTTTTATATCATCTATAGCTATCTGTATTCCTCTGTCATTTTATTACAGCTTTACCAATTCTTTTTTGAACGACATTGGCGTAAGCAATACCGCCGGCAAAATGACGTTGGGGCAGGCTTCAGAATTCTTTTTTATGCTGGCCATTCCGTTCCTGTTTCGCCGTATGGGGGTAAAAAAAATGCTGCTGATTGGCATTGCTGCATGGATATTACGTTATTTGCTTTTTGCATATGGTAATGTTGGTACAAATATGTGGATGTTGTATGCCGGAATTGTTCTGCACGGAATCTGTTATGATTTTTTCTTCGTTACCGGGCAAATATATACGGATGCAAAAGCGGGACCTGCAGTAAAAAATGCGGCGCAGGGATTGATTACCTTTGCCACCTATGGCTTGGGAATGCTGATAGGTTCTTATGTATCGGGATTTATCACCGAAAGTTATTCTGCTGTAGTTGATAACGAAACCAGTTACCAATGGCAGCAGGTATGGCTTATGCCGGCCTTAATTGCAAGTTTTGTTTTGCTTGCCTTTGCCATCCTGTTTAGGGATAAACTTAAAACAATTGATTCAACAAATTAA
- a CDS encoding Gfo/Idh/MocA family protein — MSEINKTIKVLVVGCGNMGASHAAAYHHLDGFQICGIVSTGNSKVVLNEKLGGGYPLFSDYEEALAQTRPDAVCISTYPDTHESFAIKAMESGAHVFIEKPLADSVEGAQRVADAAKKYGKKLLVGYILRYHPSWERFIELSSGMGKPLVMRMNLNQQSQGAKWTVHRNLMKSLSPIVDCGVHYIDVMCQMTRSKPVQVSAIGARLTNDIPEDNYNYGQLQIRFEDGSVGWYEAGWGPMMSETAFFVKDVIGPKGSVSIVAKQAGGAGKSDDVDAHTKTESIKVHYADLDQDDKFSKADTWVDLTDEPDHQELCNREQRYFLKAILEDIDLTNPTDDAINSLKIAFACDESVKTGQIVPL; from the coding sequence ATGTCTGAAATAAATAAAACTATAAAGGTGTTAGTAGTGGGATGTGGTAACATGGGTGCTTCTCATGCCGCTGCTTATCACCATCTTGATGGATTTCAAATATGTGGTATTGTATCCACCGGTAACAGTAAGGTGGTATTAAACGAAAAGCTAGGTGGTGGTTATCCCTTATTTAGCGATTATGAAGAAGCATTGGCGCAAACCAGGCCTGATGCAGTGTGTATTTCCACTTATCCGGATACCCACGAGTCTTTTGCCATTAAGGCAATGGAAAGTGGTGCCCATGTGTTTATCGAAAAACCCCTGGCCGATTCTGTGGAAGGGGCACAACGGGTAGCAGACGCGGCAAAAAAATACGGCAAAAAGTTGCTGGTAGGTTATATATTGCGTTATCACCCATCATGGGAACGTTTTATCGAACTGTCTTCCGGCATGGGTAAGCCCCTGGTGATGCGCATGAATCTGAACCAGCAAAGTCAGGGTGCAAAATGGACCGTTCACCGTAACCTCATGAAAAGCCTAAGCCCAATTGTAGACTGTGGCGTGCATTATATTGATGTAATGTGCCAGATGACCCGTTCCAAGCCTGTGCAGGTAAGCGCTATTGGCGCCCGGTTGACCAATGATATTCCGGAAGATAATTATAACTATGGACAATTGCAGATCCGTTTTGAAGATGGTTCCGTAGGTTGGTATGAGGCCGGCTGGGGGCCAATGATGAGCGAAACAGCCTTCTTTGTAAAAGATGTGATTGGGCCCAAAGGGTCTGTTTCTATCGTAGCCAAACAAGCAGGTGGGGCAGGTAAGTCCGACGATGTGGATGCACATACCAAAACAGAGTCGATAAAAGTACACTATGCCGACCTGGATCAGGATGATAAGTTTAGTAAAGCTGATACTTGGGTAGATCTGACCGATGAGCCGGATCATCAGGAGCTTTGCAATCGCGAACAGCGATATTTTTTAAAAGCTATTCTGGAAGATATCGATTTGACAAATCCTACAGATGATGCCATTAATAGTTTAAAAATTGCTTTTGCCTGTGATGAATCGGTCAAAACAGGGCAAATTGTACCCCTCTAA